The sequence GGCCATTTGCACAAAGTCTATGGCTCCGCTGAACCGCCCTACATAATTGGGATCTGCCAATACGTATTCCGCATAGCCGCCATCTACGCTGTAGCCTCCGTTTACCTGCGACTCGCACAGTGTTTCCCAACCTGTAATGCAATGCTCGCAATGACCGCAGGCACTGTAGAGCCAGGGAACACCCACTATATCACCTTCTTTGGTGTTTTTTACATTGGAGCCCACAGCCGCCACATAGCCAATGCCTTCATGGCCAGGAATGAGCGGCAACCTGGGCTTGACAGGCCAGTCGCCATCAGCTGCATGCAAATCCGTATGGCATACTCCTGATGCCATTACCTGCACCAGGATTTGGTTTTCATTTGGGGCCTTTACAGGTATCTCTTCAATTTTAAGCGGTTGGCCAAACTCTGTGACCACAGCCGCTTTCATGGTTTTTGGTAACATGGTTTATTTATTTAAATGAATACTTTCTAACATTGACACATCAGTCAAATTGACATTTAGTCTGTTCCTTTCGCATCCTGCGTTTGGTTGTAGACCGCCAACCGAACGAATCCAAATAGCGCCAAACGCCTGCAAATTTATTGGCTCAACAAGCCTGATCTTTTACGTAATTTTCTTGGTGTTCCATTTTGAAGTTTAAAATTTAAAATCATCTACATTATTGATTATCAACTATTTAATTGTGATAAATTCAAGCTATCTCACATTTTGAATAGCGTTCGTTCAGGAAATTATAGTCTGTATATCCGTTTTTTACAGAATTATTGACTAGCATAGCCGATCAATAAACTTTCTCCTGTTGAGAAAGAGCTTTTGAAATTCTTTAGGGGTCATTCCTGTATATTGCTTAAACTGGCTGGTCATTTACTGAACCGTGCTGTAACCCGCCTGAAAGGCGATGGCGCTCAAGGTTTGTTCATTGTAGATCAGCAGTTCTTTCACCCGCTCAATCCGTTGCAGGATGAGGTAGCGTTCAATGGTAATGTTTTCAAAAGACGAAAACAGGGTGCTTAAATAGCCGTAATCGTGTTCAAGATGTCGGCACAGATAGCTTGAAATTTTTTCTTCCTGCACTTGGTACCCGGAGCGTGCGTAATCGATTACAAGGCTTTTGATGTGCTCAATGAGCCGGAGCTTCTTTTCTTCGATAAGTTCAAGTCCTGATTGCTTTAGGAATTCCTGAATCAGGCTGATCCGTTCATCATTGAGCTCCCCAATAATCACTGCCTCACCCAAATGGATGCAGGCTATTTGGAAACCGAGGTTTTCGAGCCCCTGGCGCACCCATGTTGCCAATAGTGGCGCATTCCTGTTTTCCATTTTTGGTGCATTGTCAGTTACCGACTACATTCTTCTTTTGTTTAGATTTTACATTTGATAAAGTATTGTACACTACAGGAAGCTGTGTGTGTGACAATACAATTGAACGTCAAATGTAGAATTACAGAAGAAATGACTGGAACAGGATAGAGCGATACCGCCCTGACCAGCCGGGGGGAGCCTTTTTAGGAGTTGTGTAGTTTCTTGACTCGAAAAATTGTGTAGAAGGCAAATGGAACGATGGCTGAGCCATTGCCGCATGTGAAAAATCAATGACCGAAATGTCAGAATGAAGTGTCCTGAAATCATCGAGAGAGAAGATGGTTTCCTGATCCTCACAGCCATCACAAGGGTTGCTATGATCCTCACAGCATGGTTCGTAGTGTTTTAGAAAAAGCTCGAAGCTGATCAGTTCGCCCCCGCAAAAGTGCTGAAACACTGCCATCCCTTTGCCAGGGAGAAGCATTACAATGAGCAGGACGATATATAAGTTGCGCTTCATGAGCCTTTTAATGTAAAATGCCATTCATTGAAAGGGAATCTATTTAGTATCCACTTCAATATGACTCAAAAGTACGCAACGGTTATTGAGAGGGCTATGACATTGCACATGTCAAAACATGATGTATGTCACATAAAGCATTGTCTACGCTAGCAACATGCTTGATCAGAATCCAATTGTACTGGTGGACAAGGTGCTGAGCCATAGGAGCAATACACGCAACAATCCCCTTCCTTCGGTTTTAACAGATGATAACAGAAAGCAGGCTTACGCTTAATAATGTATTTTCTTCATTGTAAAATTCAAGATTTTAGAACTTCAACTATCCTTATATCCCAAGTACCGTTTAAGTGATTGTCCTCTTTATCTTTCCCAAAAACTTTTAGCTTGATCTTCCCGGTGTTTAGGGATTTGACTATTTCTGAAGGTGTATCAGAACTCACAATAAAAGTCTCCCCATTAACATTTACTTGCCATGCATTTTCGTTCTTAACCAACTGGCCAACGATGGTGACTTCAGCATTCTTGGCTGAAAATCCATTATTCCTCACCTCTTCCTGATTCTTTTTCACCTTTCCCATGAAAATGGAGATGTGAGCGTCAAGGATCTGTCGGATCAGTTATCTATAAAAATGCCCACAGCCACCAGCATGATGAAAAAGCTGGCTGAAAAAGGTTTGGTGCATTACGAAAGTTACAAACCTCTGAAACTGACCAGTCGGGGGCTTAAAGAAGCAGGGCTCATCGTGCGAAAGCATCGGCTCACGGAAATGTTCCTGGTAGAGAAGATGGGATTTAGCTGGGAGGAGGTGCACGAAATAGCCGAACAGGTGGAGCACGTGCATTCACCTTTGTTTTTTGAGCGGATGGACAAGCTTTTGGGCTACCCGACCATTGATCCACATGGCTCTCCGATTCCTGACAATGAGGGAAATGTTGAAAAACCGAAATATAACAAGCTCAGCGATTGCAAGGCAGGTGATAAATTCACTTTGCTGGCAGTTGCGAATTCCAGTGAAGAATTTCTTCACTACCTGAATAGTCACCGGTTGAAGTTGGATACTGAGATTACTGTTCTTTCGGTTGAGGCTTTTGATGCAAGCATGACCGTTAGTTATGGCAACATTCCACAAGCGACCTTGGGAGAAGCCGCTTGTAAAAATCTGCTTGGAAGGAGGGGCTGATAACCTCAGCCCCTCATCATGCCGATTTGTCTGTTAAATGTCAGCGGAAATTAACTGTCTTTTGACCTACTGGTAGTTTGGATTGCAATTGCATCAGGAACAGAAAACTGAACGATATGGATAAGATGGAGTTCATATACCCGTAGACACACGCAAAATGTTAATGTGCAAGGGTATTGCAAATTAACATTTTTTAATTCGATTCCTCAAGTGAGGTGTTTATGTACTGGTCGTGTGCCTCACGATGGATAAGACCTGATTTCACAAAGTTGGCAATGTAGCCTTCGGCTGTCTTTGCCGGAATGCTCATTACTTTTGCTACTTCGAGGTACTTCTGACGGTTGAAGGTTTGTGGTAAGGCATACAGAAACTTCTCCTTCTTATTCATGCGAGTTGGCTTAGGCTCTTCTTGTGGAAGTTCTCCAAATACTTTGCTTGAATGCTTAACCAGTACTTTGACCATTGAAAGCGAAGCTTGAAAATCCCTTTCCTCACAAATCAGTTTATGGGAAGTGTCGCCTGTTTGACAGCTATTGGATAATATTTCTCCAGTGGCACTGTCGAATGCGCCAATATTTTTATCGTGTATAATGTGGCGCACTTCCATGATCCGCAAAGCGGAAAATATCATGCAGATTCGGTAAGCTATCAATCCTAATCTTCTGATTGTTGCCATGTAGTCCAACCCTTGAAGGTTCCAACCTATGGCAACAAATACCTACGTTCCACACTGGTGGAGCTGGGCTGGGCAGCATCCAGGACAAAAAACATCTATTTTGAAACAAAATACAAAATTTTGGTGGGCAGACGGGGCAAAAGAAAACCATTATTGCTTTAGGACATAAAATCCTGATTGCCTCCTACCACATACTCAAGGACAAGGTAGATTACGAAGAACTGGGAGCAGACCACCTCGACAATTTTAAGAGAGATAAGCTGGTTGCTTATTACAAAAAGCAATTAGCACAACTTGGGGAGGAAGCTTTTCAAGTAGCATAAGTTTTAACAAAGGTCGAATTTTACTATTGGGAAAACCACGAAAATGAAACTGACCTTATCAGTTAAGCACAAAAGAGTATCACCAAGAGCATGTGCATGAAAATTTTACCTAAAAGATGTTCTTAACTGATTTTTATAAATGATTGAAAAACAAAAAAATTAACTATTATTTATTCGCGTGAAAAAGGGAGCTTGCTTACACAAACTTCCCGATATCAAAATCATCCAGATGAGTTGTCCGCAAAGTGGAAGAACCGGCTTCCGTTTCAGCAGAAAGGCTTTTATCCAACAGCATGGCTATTTTTTGGGAAGCACTTTCCATAGAATTTTCCAGTAGGCTGAATAATTCGGTCCCCTGTATTTTCTGAACTATGGCTACTGCTGTTTCCTTCTGGGATGGCTCCAATATGTCTTTTTGCAGCAGCATCCCCACGGTGCTTAGTTCCTCGAAGGTAACCCCCTGGGCAAGACCGTTATCGCCTCCGGAATTTCCATACCTGTTCCATTCTTCTTCCTCTTCTTCAAAATCAGGCGTATTGCTGAATACTTCATCCAGTTCTTCCTGCGGAACTTGAATAGCGACTTGCTCATTCTCGTCGTATTCGATGTCTAAGTTATCAGGATTCGCTTCCGGTTCCTCAATTTGGCGTTCCCTGGCAGTCTTTGGCACCGAAAGTCGTTTTACAGGCTTGGGTTGCCCCATAATATCAGGCAGGTGTGGATTCACTTTTTCCTGCGTGGGTTTTTGGTCTGATCTTTTATTGATGACAATCTTGTCCTGCAAAAGCAGGGCAATGACTATCAGCAGGCAAATCACCATTACTATTTCCATTATCAAATGCTTTAAAAAATGGGTTTAAAATTTTCATTGAAATCATCCGTAATCGCTTTCTCAAACATTTCAAAATGATGCTCCAGAATGTTGTCAAGATAGGCATACAGGGGTATTTCATCTTTTCCAATAACCCGGACAATACGGGATAATCGTTCGTGGTATTCTTGCCGGATATAAATGCTTTTATCACCGCGCTTTGTCATGGCGTGGCTTTTCAAAAAATGGTCGCCGTAACTTCCGTCAAGATTTTTCCTCGCCCGGCTCTTTTCTCTTTGAACAGCTTTGTTCCGTGGTGATTCTTCCCGTTTTACGCCTTCTTTTGCCACTTCCTTTTCCCGAACTTCGGGTGGTTCAGGAGGAAGCCGTATCCCTTCTTTTTTGACGCCATCGACCATCAGGTTCATCATCAGTTCCTCATTAATATCCGGCGTGGCTTTTCTTTTATGATCGTTCTCCATAAGGCTATAATTGAATGATTTTCAAAAATTCGCTGATGAACAGGTCTAACTGGCAGGCTTTCATCAAGCGTTCATCGGGAGGCATTACGGTAGAGCGGAAAACGGTCTTGCTGTTCACTTCGCTTTCTTTACGAAAGCGTGTACTGTTCTTGACTTGGCTCTGCATCAGACTCAACCCTAATTGATGGATGAGATTGTGATATACGGCGTATAGCGGCGTCCTTTCCCTGCCATCAACCTGATTCCAGAAGAGGTTAATGGTTTCGATGGAAGTTTCTCCCTTTTTCATAATCACGTCCTGCAAAAGCTGAGTGAAGATGAGCGTACTTTCCATTACCACACGGTCTGCCGTAATGGGGGTGAAAATGTGGTGCATTCCAGCCAATGCCTTCAGGATTCCGGGCGTGTTGACCGTTCCGGGCAGGTCAAAGAAAATCACATCAAGAGGAACAGACGAAGTATTTGCAAACTCCTGAGCCGCTTCCAACACACTGTCAGCTCTGTGCTGCATAATGGGATAGGCCTTTTTATTGATGGTCGTAAATTGTTTGTATGCCAGCTTTTTCAAAGCCTCGTTTTCCATGACCATGGCCAAATCCCTTTTCTTCATTTTCATCAGGCTGTGCTGCGGAAAATCTGCATCAAATACGGCTACATTGTAACCTAAGCGATAGTGCAGGGTACTCGCTGCAAGCGTCGTAAATGTGCTTTTGCCAACCCCTCCTTTTTGAGAAGAAAAGGCGATAAACAGAGTTCTCTTTTTTGTGTCCATATTTTAAAAATTTAAAGTTTTCAAATTACTGTTTGCAGGCTTGCAGGCGTTCCGGCAAGCCGTTCTGATTTCCCGCTTTCTATCAGGATAGCTATCAGCCTTGCCTGCGATCATACCTGCTTCCTTGCAGTGCGGCAGCACGGCATTCATTCCGGTAGCTCATCAGGCAGGATTGACGTCTTGCTTTCATTCCGTCCTTCAAGCATTTCATCAGGTGGGCAGGATATATGGATAGCAAGCTTTCCTGCAATCTTGCTTTCTTGTATTCCGGAAATCAAGCAGGCTGGATAACCAGCCATCTTGAATGCACGCCGTCTGCTGGTCCTGAAGCACGGACGGTCTGTCTTCCTGCCAACATTCAAGGACAAAGAACCCATCAATATTATTCGATGGCGTAGCTGTGGCACTGTTTGGCGTTGAGGGGCAGTGTTTGGCACTGCGCAACAGTGCAGTGCTCTAATGGATAGGACTTTACTTTGTAGAAGGATTTTTAATAGCAGATTTATGCAAAGGACTTTTGACAAAATGGGGGGGGGTAACAGGAACGGCCTAAAGCCGTTTTTCCCTGCTATATCTAATCCGTCCCGGAGGGCGGATTCTTGTGTTCACCGGAACACGGCAAGTTGTGTTTTGAGCATCTCCAAACGATTTCCGATGCTCAAAACAACTTGCCCTTGCAGGGAGCTAAAAACACCTTCCGAAGTCAGGGTTTTCTGTGGTAATTAAAATGGATTAGCGATGAATGAGAACAACAAAAAACAAGTGAAAAAGACCGGACGCCGGCCAAAAAAGGATCCGGCGAAGATTCGGTACACCATTTCCTTTAATCAAGAACGACACGCTCGATTTCTTGCTCTTTTTGACAAATCGAGTATGCAGGTAAAGGCACATTTTATAATGTCCTGTATCTTCAACAACACGGTAAAGACCATTCAAATTGACAAAGGAACGGTGGATTTTTATATGCGTTTGACTTCCTTTCATAGTCAATTCCGCTCCGTTGGCGTGAATTATAATCAGGTGGTGAAACTGCTGTACCGTCATTTTTCCGAGAAAAAAGCAGCAGCATATCTGTATAAACTGGAAAAACAGACGGCTGAAATGGCGGTGCTTTGTCAAAAAATCATTCAGATAAGCGCGGAGTTTGATGCAAAATATCTGAAAAAACAGCGGTAAAAATGATTGCGAAGATCGGTAGAAGCGCAAATTTATATGGGGCATTGGCGTACAATCAGCTTAAAGTGGAGCAGGAAAACGGTAAGATTTTGTTTGCCAATAAGATGATTGAAAACGCAAGCGGGCATTATTCCGTGCCACAATTAGCCCAATCTTTTGCTCCTTATCTGATTGCCAACCGCAATACCGAAAAACATACTCTGCATATTTCCCTTAATCCGGACCCGAAAGACAAGGTAAGCGACGAGAAGTTCCGGAAGATGGCGGAAGAATATATGCGGGGAATGGGTTACGGTGGACAGCCTTTTGTCGTATTCAAGCATACCGATATTGACCGAAGCCATATCCATATCGTATCGGTCTGCGTGGACGAGCAGGGCAAAAAGATTTCTGACAAGTTTGAGAAAGTGCGGTCGATGAAGGTATGCCGCGAATTGGAAAGCAAGTACGGTCTGATACCTGCAACCGATAAGGAACGACGGCTGAACGAAAAGATTTTCCGTCCGGTGGACTACCGAGCAGGTGATATAAAAAGTCAAATCGCTTCGGTTGTTCGCCACTTGCCCAGCTATTACCAGTTCCAGACTTTGGGAGAATACAATGCTTTGCTTTCCCTATTCAATATAACTACTGAAAAAGTGGAGGGCGAATTACAGGGAAAGCCCCAACAAGGTTTATTGTACATTCCCTTAAATGAAAAAGGTGAAAAATCCGGACATCCGTTCAAGGCTTCGCTTTTCGGGAAGAATGCTGGGATTCCGGCTTTGGAATTGCATTTTGCAAAATGTAAAACGGCATTAAAAAACGACCCAAGCAAGCAGACCTTAAAAGCAGCCGTTACCATTGCCCTGAAAAACACAAGCGATGAGCAGGCTTTTAAAAAGCAGTTAGCTGAACAGGGCATTAACGTAGTGGCACGGAGAAATGATACCGGGCGTATTTATGGAATGACGTTCATTGACCACAATTCCAAGACGGTCTGGAACGGCTCACGATTAGGAAAGGAATTTTCTGCCAACACCTTTAATGGTTACTGGAACCACAATATCAAACCGGATATAAAAGAGCCTGCCCTGGCACCATCCAAACTATCCACATCAAATGATGCTGTTCTTCCTGCCGAAGAACCGCACCACTTGTTCAACTTCTTGAATACTTCTGAAAAGCCTGAAAGTGGCCTAATCGAAGCATTGGGTGGATTGCTGCCAGAAGCGCAAGGCGAAGATTATGAGGAACAGGCTTTTGCTAATAGGATGAAGAAAAGAAAAAAACGCCGAAGAGGTCATCAATAGCATCTGGACAAACATTGCCACGCTCCGCCACTGACTGCCACATTCGTATCGCCGGTCTTCTTCTCCCTTAAATTTCCGTTTGGACATTTAATTACAAAAAATGCAGGGAGAAGACGATTTACGGGGGCTGGCCAAAATCATGGCTTTTATGCGTGCGGTAAGTATCCTTTTGGTGTTGATGCACCTTTATTGGTTTTGCTACGGTTTCTTTTCAGAGCGTGGTTGGATACTGGAAATCATCAACAAAATATTAGGAAATTTCAACCGGACGGCGGGCTTGTTTTCACATCCCCTTTATACTAAACTGTTTGCATTGGTTTTGCTGGCATTAAGCTGTCTGGGTACCAAAGGTGTCAAGAACGAGAAGATAACCTGGAGCAAGATCTTTGTTGCTTTGGGAATTGGGTTTGTATTGTTTTTCCTGAATACGCCACTCTTGAAGCTATCGCCAGTCGCTGGGACTTCCCTTTATATACTCACCCTTGCTGCCGGATACATTGCCCTATTGATGGCGGGTGTTTGGATGCACCGCCTGCTTAACAACAACCTTATGGATGATGTGTTCAACAGCGAAAACGAAAGTTTCATGCAGGAAACCAGATTGATGGAAAACGAGTATTCCATTAACCTGCCTACCAAATTCTGGTACAGCAAGAAACAGCACAACGGCTGGATCAATGTTGTCAATCCTTTTCGGGCTACGATAGTACTCGGAACCCCGGGATCAGGAAAATCGTATGCCATCGTAAACAACTACATCAAGCAGCAGATCGAGAAAGGTTTCTCCCTGTATATCTATGATTTTAAGTTTGACGACCTTTCCACCATTGCCTACAACCATTTATTGAAGCACAGCGATAAGTACAAGGTAAAACCGAAGTTTTACGTCATCAACTTTGACGACCCACGGAGAAGCCATCGTTGTAATCCGTTGAACCCCGACTTTATGACGG comes from Echinicola vietnamensis DSM 17526 and encodes:
- a CDS encoding HYC_CC_PP family protein; translation: MKRNLYIVLLIVMLLPGKGMAVFQHFCGGELISFELFLKHYEPCCEDHSNPCDGCEDQETIFSLDDFRTLHSDISVIDFSHAAMAQPSFHLPSTQFFESRNYTTPKKAPPGWSGRYRSILFQSFLL
- a CDS encoding GDCCVxC domain-containing (seleno)protein, translating into MIKRKPAFCYHLLKPKEGDCCVYCSYGSAPCPPVQLDSDQACC
- a CDS encoding metal-dependent transcriptional regulator, with translation MLFHLSHENGDVSVKDLSDQLSIKMPTATSMMKKLAEKGLVHYESYKPLKLTSRGLKEAGLIVRKHRLTEMFLVEKMGFSWEEVHEIAEQVEHVHSPLFFERMDKLLGYPTIDPHGSPIPDNEGNVEKPKYNKLSDCKAGDKFTLLAVANSSEEFLHYLNSHRLKLDTEITVLSVEAFDASMTVSYGNIPQATLGEAACKNLLGRRG
- a CDS encoding DUF3408 domain-containing protein; its protein translation is MENDHKRKATPDINEELMMNLMVDGVKKEGIRLPPEPPEVREKEVAKEGVKREESPRNKAVQREKSRARKNLDGSYGDHFLKSHAMTKRGDKSIYIRQEYHERLSRIVRVIGKDEIPLYAYLDNILEHHFEMFEKAITDDFNENFKPIF
- a CDS encoding ParA family protein; amino-acid sequence: MDTKKRTLFIAFSSQKGGVGKSTFTTLAASTLHYRLGYNVAVFDADFPQHSLMKMKKRDLAMVMENEALKKLAYKQFTTINKKAYPIMQHRADSVLEAAQEFANTSSVPLDVIFFDLPGTVNTPGILKALAGMHHIFTPITADRVVMESTLIFTQLLQDVIMKKGETSIETINLFWNQVDGRERTPLYAVYHNLIHQLGLSLMQSQVKNSTRFRKESEVNSKTVFRSTVMPPDERLMKACQLDLFISEFLKIIQL
- the mobA gene encoding conjugal transfer protein MobA produces the protein MNENNKKQVKKTGRRPKKDPAKIRYTISFNQERHARFLALFDKSSMQVKAHFIMSCIFNNTVKTIQIDKGTVDFYMRLTSFHSQFRSVGVNYNQVVKLLYRHFSEKKAAAYLYKLEKQTAEMAVLCQKIIQISAEFDAKYLKKQR
- the mobB gene encoding conjugal transfer protein MobB encodes the protein MIAKIGRSANLYGALAYNQLKVEQENGKILFANKMIENASGHYSVPQLAQSFAPYLIANRNTEKHTLHISLNPDPKDKVSDEKFRKMAEEYMRGMGYGGQPFVVFKHTDIDRSHIHIVSVCVDEQGKKISDKFEKVRSMKVCRELESKYGLIPATDKERRLNEKIFRPVDYRAGDIKSQIASVVRHLPSYYQFQTLGEYNALLSLFNITTEKVEGELQGKPQQGLLYIPLNEKGEKSGHPFKASLFGKNAGIPALELHFAKCKTALKNDPSKQTLKAAVTIALKNTSDEQAFKKQLAEQGINVVARRNDTGRIYGMTFIDHNSKTVWNGSRLGKEFSANTFNGYWNHNIKPDIKEPALAPSKLSTSNDAVLPAEEPHHLFNFLNTSEKPESGLIEALGGLLPEAQGEDYEEQAFANRMKKRKKRRRGHQ